From Mytilus edulis chromosome 8, xbMytEdul2.2, whole genome shotgun sequence, one genomic window encodes:
- the LOC139485254 gene encoding putative nucleotidyltransferase MAB21L1 produces the protein MNGSHPDMLLEGGSPDMLAAQSKILFQLNKYYNERVQSRQGGTMKTIREVCKVVQEVLKEVEVQEPRFISSLNEANGRFEGLEVVSPTEFEVVLYLNQMGVFNFVDDGTIPGCSVLKLSDGRKRSMSLWVEFITASGYLSARKIRSRFQTLVAQAVDKCSYRDIVKMVADTTEVKLRIKERYVVQITPAFRCAGIWCRSAAHWPVPHIAWPNPNLVAEVKTEGFDLLSRESIYMKDKQSAAEGDAWVLSFKYAEDRLLYGGCRRRLLSTLKTLRDRHLDIPGQPITTYHLKTLVLYECEKHPREMEWDDTCLGDRINGILLQLISCLQNRRCPHYFLPNVDLFRGKSTSAMDNAAKQVWRILRELLTNPKSLEKL, from the coding sequence ATGAACGGATCACACCCGGATATGCTTTTGGAAGGTGGCTCACCAGACATGCTTGCAGCTCAGTCTAAAATCCTGTTCCAGTTGAATAAGTACTACAACGAACGGGTACAGTCACGACAGGGTGGCACGATGAAGACCATAAGAGAAGTCTGTAAAGTTGTGCAAGAGGTCTTGAAAGAGGTTGAAGTCCAGGAACCTAGATTTATTAGTTCTTTGAATGAAGCGAACGGAAGATTTGAAGGACTAGAAGTTGTGTCACCTACAGAATTTGAAGTTGTTCTTTACCTTAATCAAATGGGAGTATTCAACTTTGTAGACGACGGAACTATACCAGGATGTTCTGTTCTGAAACTGAGTGACGGTAGGAAAAGATCTATGTCATTATGGGTAGAATTTATAACAGCATCCGGTTACCTTTCTGCACGTAAAATAAGGTCACGATTTCAGACACTTGTAGCACAAGCAGTTGACAAATGCAGTTATAGAGACATTGTGAAAATGGTCGCAGACACAACGGAAGTGAAACTTCGAATCAAAGAAAGATATGTCGTGCAGATAACACCAGCATTCCGCTGTGCAGGGATTTGGTGCCGCAGTGCTGCACATTGGCCAGTACCTCATATAGCATGGCCAAATCCAAATCTCGTGGCCGAAGTGAAAACAGAAGGATTTGATTTATTATCCAGAGAGAGTATATACATGAAAGATAAACAAAGCGCCGCAGAGGGGGATGCTTGGGTTTTGTCCTTCAAGTATGCCGAGGACCGACTGCTATACGGTGGATGTCGACGAAGATTATTAAGTACCCTAAAAACTCTCCGAGACAGACACTTAGATATACCGGGTCAGCCAATAACAACATATCATCTAAAAACATTAGTGCTGTACGAATGTGAGAAACATCCTCGTGAAATGGAATGGGATGACACATGTCTAGGGGACAGGATAAATGGAATTCTACTCCAACTTATATCGTGTTTACAGAATCGCCGCTGTCCGCATTACTTCTTACCAAATGTAGACTTGTTCCGTGGAAAATCAACATCCGCAATGGACAATGCAGCCAAACAAGTATGGCGAATATTGCGAGAACTTCTAACAAATCCAAAAAGTTTGGAAAAATTGTGA